A stretch of Faecalibacterium duncaniae DNA encodes these proteins:
- a CDS encoding DUF3873 family protein, with product MEPFYLMPGQERCEQFKDANGVPKVRYSYCSLNGALFRCVSRSVEEAERLCEDWLVGQDRCYIN from the coding sequence ATGGAACCATTTTATCTGATGCCCGGGCAGGAACGCTGTGAACAGTTTAAGGATGCGAACGGTGTGCCCAAAGTCCGCTACTCCTATTGTTCGCTGAACGGGGCGCTGTTCCGCTGTGTGAGCCGCAGCGTGGAAGAAGCCGAGCGCCTGTGCGAGGACTGGCTGGTGGGTCAGGACCGCTGCTACATCAACTGA
- a CDS encoding AEC family transporter: MAEISSLLTLQGQLALLTLIGFFLARKGIINAQGRKCLTDLLINVILPANIIQSFLVEFSWDVLKSSASILVISLALQIGCVVLCALGYNWLPFARRSVYQYGTVCSNGAFLGSALVDGIWGSSGLLLSSIYLIPQRVAMWSVGVSYFLQDEKPASKEEMRADRRAVLRKTFTHPCILAVVVGMVLMASQLPLPGFLGRTVKSLSNCNMDVSMILIGAIIGSSRMGKLWDKDCFLYCIIRLGLIPAAVLLGCRLCGAESLVTGVSVVLAAMPMGGVTAVLAEKYGGDSAFASKCVAVSTVLSLITTPLWCMVV; encoded by the coding sequence ATGGCTGAGATCTCAAGTCTGCTGACATTGCAGGGCCAGCTTGCGCTGCTGACCCTCATTGGCTTTTTTCTGGCCCGAAAGGGCATCATCAATGCGCAGGGACGCAAGTGCCTGACCGACCTGCTCATCAATGTCATCCTGCCCGCGAACATCATCCAGTCGTTTCTGGTGGAGTTCAGCTGGGATGTGCTGAAGAGCAGTGCGTCGATCCTTGTGATCTCGCTGGCGCTGCAGATCGGCTGTGTGGTGCTGTGTGCCCTGGGCTACAACTGGCTGCCCTTTGCAAGGCGGAGCGTTTACCAGTATGGCACGGTCTGCTCCAACGGTGCGTTTCTGGGCAGCGCACTGGTGGACGGCATCTGGGGCAGCAGCGGCCTGCTGCTCAGCTCCATCTACCTTATCCCCCAGCGCGTGGCAATGTGGTCGGTGGGCGTGAGCTACTTTCTGCAGGACGAAAAGCCCGCTTCCAAAGAGGAGATGCGGGCAGACCGCAGGGCCGTGCTGCGGAAAACATTCACCCACCCCTGCATCCTGGCGGTCGTGGTGGGCATGGTGCTGATGGCCTCTCAGCTGCCGCTGCCCGGCTTTTTGGGCCGCACCGTCAAGAGCCTGAGCAATTGCAACATGGATGTTTCCATGATCCTGATCGGTGCCATCATCGGCAGCAGCCGGATGGGCAAACTCTGGGATAAGGACTGCTTTCTCTACTGCATCATCCGGCTGGGGCTTATCCCGGCGGCGGTGCTGCTGGGCTGCAGGCTCTGCGGCGCGGAGAGCCTTGTGACCGGTGTTTCCGTGGTGCTGGCTGCCATGCCCATGGGCGGTGTGACCGCAGTTCTGGCGGAAAAGTACGGCGGGGATTCCGCCTTTGCCAGCAAGTGCGTGGCGGTCTCTACGGTGCTCTCCCTCATCACAACCCCGCTGTGGTGCATGGTCGTGTAA
- a CDS encoding sensor histidine kinase, whose protein sequence is MKTFVRLIRRYVLAAVGIVLLLLFSGVAVLGWLGWQESCRLPQREYSSSEIADSMVETAEGLAFGTERTPQEWMNGYEWAMVLDDVGNIRWSYSLPQDLNHAYTPGDIAKFSRWYLADYPVFCWTEPYGLFVIGLPKGSLWKYSIYSSPDFALSMVRVLPAAALGLLMLGLVLCFWLSWRGAKRLETVANGLDALAQGQTVRLPTDGFAGELAEKLNRTGAQLQAKNEMLSRRDNARTQWIAGVSHDVRTPLALILGWAEQLEQDALLPDSSRQKAAGIRTQCEKLRTLIDDLNLTSKLEYGAQPLRRKDLRAGPLFRQLVAQFCESPLAEHCGITLEQEEPAEQTVLSVDEALLARLLENLLNNSVRHNSKPVNITVHTRRAGERFCLTVADDGIGYPAAVLAALNAVEPAENAPHILGLYVVQQIAAAHGGRAVFGQNSPHGAKAVVYLPLD, encoded by the coding sequence ATGAAAACCTTTGTGCGCCTGATCCGGCGGTATGTGCTGGCGGCGGTGGGCATTGTTCTGCTGCTGTTGTTTTCCGGTGTTGCGGTGCTGGGCTGGCTGGGTTGGCAGGAGAGCTGCCGCCTGCCGCAGCGGGAGTATTCCTCCAGCGAGATCGCGGATTCTATGGTGGAGACCGCCGAAGGGCTTGCCTTTGGGACAGAACGCACCCCGCAGGAGTGGATGAACGGCTACGAGTGGGCGATGGTACTGGACGATGTGGGAAACATCCGCTGGAGCTACAGCCTGCCGCAGGATCTGAACCATGCCTACACTCCCGGCGATATCGCCAAATTTTCCCGCTGGTATCTGGCGGATTACCCGGTGTTCTGCTGGACAGAACCCTACGGGCTGTTCGTCATCGGGCTGCCAAAGGGGAGCCTGTGGAAGTACAGCATTTACAGCTCACCGGACTTTGCTCTGAGCATGGTGCGGGTGCTCCCGGCGGCAGCGCTGGGATTGCTGATGCTGGGTCTGGTGCTCTGCTTCTGGCTGAGCTGGCGGGGGGCAAAGCGGCTGGAGACCGTGGCAAACGGTCTGGATGCACTGGCGCAGGGGCAGACTGTCCGGCTGCCTACCGACGGTTTTGCCGGGGAACTGGCAGAAAAGCTGAACCGGACCGGGGCGCAGCTGCAAGCCAAAAATGAGATGCTTTCCCGGCGGGACAACGCCCGCACCCAGTGGATCGCAGGGGTCAGCCATGACGTGCGCACCCCGCTGGCGCTGATCTTAGGCTGGGCGGAGCAGTTGGAACAGGATGCACTTTTGCCGGACAGCTCCCGGCAGAAAGCGGCCGGCATCCGCACCCAGTGCGAAAAGCTGCGCACCCTCATTGATGACCTGAACCTGACCAGTAAGCTGGAATACGGTGCCCAACCCCTGCGCCGGAAAGACCTCCGGGCAGGGCCGCTGTTCCGGCAGCTGGTGGCGCAGTTTTGCGAAAGCCCGCTGGCGGAGCACTGCGGGATCACACTGGAACAGGAAGAACCAGCAGAGCAGACGGTGCTTTCGGTGGATGAGGCGCTGCTGGCACGGCTGCTGGAAAACCTGCTGAACAACAGTGTCCGGCATAACTCAAAGCCGGTGAACATTACCGTGCACACCCGGCGGGCAGGGGAGCGCTTCTGCCTGACCGTGGCGGATGACGGCATCGGCTATCCGGCTGCCGTTCTGGCGGCACTGAACGCTGTGGAGCCTGCCGAAAATGCACCCCATATCCTTGGCTTATATGTAGTGCAGCAGATCGCCGCCGCCCATGGCGGCAGGGCAGTGTTCGGACAGAACAGCCCCCACGGTGCCAAAGCGGTGGTGTACCTGCCGCTGGACTGA
- a CDS encoding response regulator transcription factor: protein MDTIYDAKLLLVDDNAELLALLCEQLRGAGYGHIRTAQSCGSARACFAAEQPELMILDINLPDGDGFSLFRALRAKADVPALFLFARDADADRLFGLGLGADDYLTKPFLMQELLLRVQHILQRAYRAELSRTKPAPLQLGERCVDLNDAIVTLPEGKTLALTATELALLRKLAENRGHIVTYDALCAAVWGADYYGYENSLGVHIRHLREKLEAEPGAPQFLRTVRGIGYKLTKGEEA from the coding sequence ATGGATACCATTTATGATGCAAAGCTCCTGCTTGTGGATGACAACGCCGAGCTGCTGGCACTGCTGTGTGAGCAGCTGCGGGGCGCAGGATATGGCCATATCAGAACCGCCCAAAGCTGCGGGAGTGCCCGCGCCTGCTTTGCGGCAGAGCAGCCGGAGCTGATGATCCTGGATATCAACCTGCCGGATGGGGACGGCTTTTCGCTGTTCCGGGCGTTGCGGGCAAAAGCGGACGTTCCGGCGCTGTTCCTCTTCGCACGGGACGCGGATGCCGACCGTCTGTTCGGGCTGGGTCTTGGCGCAGATGACTACCTGACCAAGCCCTTTCTGATGCAGGAACTGCTGCTGCGGGTGCAGCATATTTTGCAGCGGGCGTACCGGGCAGAGCTGTCCCGTACAAAACCGGCACCTTTGCAGCTGGGGGAGCGGTGCGTAGACCTGAATGATGCCATTGTTACCCTGCCAGAGGGCAAAACACTGGCGCTGACTGCTACCGAGCTGGCGCTGCTGCGGAAATTGGCAGAGAACCGGGGACACATCGTTACCTACGATGCCCTTTGTGCGGCGGTCTGGGGCGCAGATTACTATGGCTACGAGAACAGTCTGGGTGTACATATCCGGCATCTGCGGGAGAAGCTGGAAGCCGAACCCGGTGCGCCGCAGTTTCTGCGGACGGTGCGGGGCATTGGCTATAAGCTGACAAAGGGGGAAGAAGCATGA
- a CDS encoding ABC transporter ATP-binding protein, whose translation MKPVIETHALCKNYHGRPVVDHLNLTVPEGCVYGFLGPNGAGKSTTMKMLLGLVHPTGGSVELLGHTLNEANRIALLRQTGSLIESPSGYLHLTARENLSIVADLKDVDRKDISRVLEIVHLTKDADRKVGQYSLGMKQRLGIAMALLGSPKLLILDEPTNGLDPAGIQEMRSLIASMPQTTGATVLISSHLLGEIEQMVDQVGILNHGKLLFEGSLQQLQKHSRGGILLRVLDAPKAAAVLQQQGVKAAAPADQPDTLQLPPLPDEALAALVCTLAESGVGVVGLTAQTKSLEDIFLSLTQTSGEVA comes from the coding sequence ATGAAACCTGTGATTGAGACCCATGCCCTTTGCAAAAACTACCATGGCCGTCCGGTGGTGGATCATTTGAACCTGACTGTCCCGGAGGGCTGTGTTTACGGCTTTTTAGGCCCCAACGGTGCGGGCAAATCCACCACCATGAAGATGCTGCTGGGGCTTGTACACCCCACCGGCGGCAGTGTGGAACTGCTGGGGCACACCCTGAACGAAGCAAACCGCATTGCCCTGCTGCGACAGACCGGCAGTCTGATCGAATCCCCCTCCGGTTACCTGCACCTGACCGCCCGGGAAAACCTTTCCATCGTGGCTGACTTGAAAGACGTGGACCGGAAGGACATCAGCCGGGTACTGGAGATCGTGCACCTGACCAAAGACGCTGACCGGAAGGTGGGGCAGTATTCCCTTGGCATGAAGCAGCGGCTGGGCATTGCCATGGCGCTGCTGGGCAGCCCCAAACTGCTGATCTTGGACGAACCTACGAATGGTCTGGACCCGGCAGGCATTCAGGAGATGCGCAGTCTGATTGCTTCCATGCCCCAGACCACCGGAGCCACCGTGCTGATCTCCAGCCACCTGCTGGGCGAGATCGAGCAGATGGTGGATCAGGTGGGCATCCTGAACCACGGCAAACTGCTGTTCGAGGGTTCTTTGCAGCAGCTGCAAAAGCACAGCCGGGGCGGCATTCTGCTGCGGGTGCTGGACGCACCCAAAGCCGCAGCCGTCCTGCAGCAGCAGGGAGTAAAAGCCGCTGCACCGGCAGACCAGCCGGACACCCTGCAGCTGCCCCCGCTGCCGGACGAAGCGCTGGCGGCACTGGTCTGCACTCTTGCCGAAAGCGGCGTGGGTGTGGTGGGTCTGACTGCCCAGACAAAGAGCCTTGAGGACATCTTCCTCAGCCTGACCCAGACCAGCGGGGAGGTGGCGTAA
- a CDS encoding ABC transporter permease gives MAAFRAELQKAHRRHDLALCLLIPGIVVLWVGGLAPADPEELANGYSALLYSLPVIEAILMPVMMAVLASRLWDMEIKGNTTKLLYTLQSRRSLFAGKAVFGVLEVLLVTVLELACVPVLGRVHGYTEAFPTGQLVYLFICTLAVDAMLFFGEFLLMLWVGNPLPALCVGIVGALVGLFSAFMPPIASYFVPFGYYIPLSAYEVANWDKATHTVTYGTRPFNWVLLAFTLALGAVLFALAWRKVQDETC, from the coding sequence ATGGCAGCTTTCCGTGCAGAACTGCAAAAAGCCCACCGTCGGCACGACCTTGCTCTCTGCCTGCTCATCCCCGGCATTGTCGTGCTATGGGTGGGTGGCCTTGCCCCGGCAGACCCGGAGGAGCTCGCCAACGGTTACAGCGCCCTGCTTTACAGCCTGCCCGTCATTGAAGCCATTCTGATGCCGGTGATGATGGCAGTGCTGGCCTCCCGGCTGTGGGATATGGAGATCAAAGGCAACACCACAAAGCTGCTCTACACCCTGCAGAGCCGCCGCAGCCTGTTTGCAGGCAAAGCTGTCTTTGGGGTGCTGGAGGTGCTGTTGGTCACGGTGCTGGAGCTGGCCTGTGTTCCGGTGCTGGGGCGCGTTCATGGTTATACCGAAGCCTTTCCCACTGGGCAGCTGGTCTACCTATTCATCTGCACGCTGGCTGTGGACGCAATGCTCTTCTTTGGCGAATTTCTGCTGATGCTGTGGGTGGGCAATCCCCTGCCGGCGCTCTGCGTGGGCATCGTAGGGGCGCTGGTGGGGCTGTTCTCTGCTTTTATGCCGCCGATTGCCAGTTATTTTGTGCCCTTTGGGTACTACATCCCTCTGAGCGCCTACGAAGTGGCGAACTGGGACAAGGCCACCCACACCGTCACCTACGGCACACGCCCCTTCAACTGGGTGCTGCTGGCCTTCACCCTTGCGCTGGGCGCTGTGCTGTTTGCCCTTGCGTGGCGCAAGGTACAGGACGAGACCTGCTAA
- a CDS encoding IS110 family transposase — translation MNAVGIDVSKGKSMVCVMRSFGEVVLEPFEVLHTAQNLNDLAGKLKALDGETRVVLEATGNYHKPVAFVLHNAGLFVSVVNPVLIHDYDNNSLRRVKTDKKDAVKIANYTLDKWTRLRQYLPEDEARLALKNCYRQYQQAVAIRTMLKNNLISSLDLTFPDANNLFSSPAKSNGCEKWVDFIGEFWHSGCVSSLSADAFAKKYLKWCQKHRYNFTRSKSDEIYSCAVNATSLPKSPTSKLLIQQQVAQLKAVSKSVAAFQQEMLRLSQQLPEFDTVMEMYGVGPSLGPQLMAEIGDVRRFSSKKSLIAFAGIEPQPNDSGKIMGNDKGISKVGSAVLRRTLFLIMTVILQTQPQDEPVFQFMNKKRSEGKPYKVYMMASANKFLRIYYARVKAVMDSECSQ, via the coding sequence ATGAACGCAGTAGGCATTGACGTTTCCAAAGGAAAGAGCATGGTTTGTGTTATGCGTTCCTTCGGAGAAGTGGTACTCGAACCCTTTGAAGTTTTACATACCGCCCAGAACCTGAACGATCTGGCTGGGAAGCTCAAAGCTCTGGACGGAGAGACCCGCGTTGTTCTGGAAGCCACCGGGAATTACCACAAACCAGTTGCTTTCGTTTTACACAATGCGGGTTTATTTGTTTCCGTAGTCAATCCTGTTCTAATTCATGACTACGATAACAACAGTTTAAGGCGCGTTAAGACAGATAAGAAGGACGCTGTTAAAATCGCCAATTATACGCTCGACAAGTGGACACGGCTGCGGCAGTATCTTCCAGAAGATGAGGCCCGGCTGGCTTTGAAGAATTGTTATCGCCAGTACCAGCAGGCCGTAGCGATTCGTACTATGCTGAAGAATAATCTGATTTCATCTCTTGACCTGACCTTTCCGGATGCAAATAATTTATTTTCAAGCCCTGCAAAGAGCAATGGATGTGAAAAATGGGTCGATTTTATTGGAGAATTCTGGCACAGCGGGTGTGTTTCAAGCCTTTCCGCGGATGCTTTTGCTAAGAAATATCTGAAATGGTGTCAGAAGCATAGATACAATTTCACTCGCTCAAAATCGGATGAGATCTATTCCTGTGCTGTCAATGCAACTTCTCTTCCGAAATCTCCAACTTCAAAACTCCTTATTCAGCAACAGGTTGCTCAACTTAAAGCTGTCTCTAAGTCAGTGGCTGCATTCCAGCAGGAGATGCTCCGTCTTTCTCAACAGCTTCCTGAATTTGATACCGTGATGGAAATGTACGGCGTTGGCCCTTCTCTCGGTCCTCAGTTGATGGCTGAGATTGGAGACGTCCGCCGCTTCTCCTCCAAGAAATCTCTCATTGCTTTTGCTGGAATCGAACCTCAGCCGAACGACTCCGGCAAGATAATGGGAAACGACAAAGGAATCAGTAAAGTTGGTTCTGCCGTTTTGCGTAGGACGCTTTTTCTAATTATGACCGTTATTTTGCAAACACAGCCACAGGATGAACCTGTTTTTCAGTTCATGAACAAAAAGCGTTCTGAAGGAAAACCCTACAAAGTCTACATGATGGCTTCGGCCAACAAGTTCTTACGAATCTACTATGCTAGAGTGAAAGCTGTAATGGACTCTGAATGCTCACAGTAA
- a CDS encoding ABC transporter permease, which produces MLKRCILAENRKLHASPIWAMFFVLPILSATYGTFNYLQNLEILTDGWYSLWTQHTLFYSMLFFPAMVATYAAYLWRLEHLGHNWNLIMASPVPPLDLFAAKFAVVTKLALLTHGFVFALFVFCGKVFAHLPGLPPVTLPLFLLRGLLGALAVIAAQLVLAMVIRSFAVPIFLGLLGGITGIFISSKGFGILWPYSLMQLGMNSNKSADALVGSYGLFAFSCIFWLGTMFLLAWLLLKKRDVRA; this is translated from the coding sequence ATGCTGAAACGCTGTATTCTTGCGGAGAACCGCAAACTCCACGCATCCCCCATCTGGGCAATGTTCTTTGTGCTGCCCATTCTTTCAGCCACCTACGGCACCTTCAATTATTTACAAAATCTTGAGATCCTCACCGACGGCTGGTATAGCCTGTGGACCCAGCACACCCTGTTTTATTCCATGCTTTTCTTCCCTGCCATGGTAGCCACCTATGCTGCCTACTTGTGGCGGCTGGAACATCTGGGGCACAACTGGAACCTGATCATGGCAAGCCCCGTACCGCCGCTGGACCTGTTTGCCGCAAAGTTTGCGGTGGTGACAAAGCTGGCGCTGCTGACCCACGGCTTTGTGTTTGCGCTGTTCGTGTTCTGCGGCAAGGTATTTGCCCATCTGCCCGGGCTGCCGCCGGTCACCTTGCCTCTGTTTTTACTGCGGGGACTGCTGGGTGCGTTGGCTGTCATTGCCGCACAGCTGGTGCTGGCCATGGTCATCCGCAGCTTTGCCGTGCCCATTTTTCTGGGGCTGCTGGGCGGCATTACCGGCATCTTTATCAGCTCCAAAGGCTTTGGAATCCTGTGGCCCTATTCCCTGATGCAGCTGGGTATGAACTCCAACAAAAGCGCGGATGCTCTGGTGGGCAGCTACGGGCTGTTTGCCTTCAGCTGCATCTTCTGGCTGGGGACGATGTTCCTTCTGGCATGGCTCCTGCTGAAAAAACGGGATGTCCGGGCATAG
- a CDS encoding N4-gp56 family major capsid protein, with product MNNFNIQLFAETPLNSTTTMTPEMKTFYEKRLIDQAEPRLVHDQFADYYPVPQNGGKTIEFRKYDSLPKASTPLTEGVTPDGQALNVTTITSDLHQYGGWTPLTDVLQMTAIDNNVVQATRVLASQAGRTMDSITRDVLAGGTNVLYAPKQNADGTETEVKSRKELDKTCTLTPKLFFRAAAQLGAMNADPIGDSYIAIIHPYAAYDLKTCREFIEAHKYADPETMYRGEIGKLGNIRFVETSEAKIWKDTTCPSGLAVFGTLVLGAHAYGVTELEGGGLEHIVKQLGYGDDPLNQRASVGWKGMRAAERLVEQYMVRIESVSSYSENASAN from the coding sequence ATGAACAACTTCAACATTCAGCTGTTTGCCGAAACTCCCCTGAACTCCACCACCACCATGACCCCGGAGATGAAGACCTTCTACGAGAAGCGCCTCATCGACCAGGCAGAGCCCCGGCTGGTGCATGACCAGTTTGCGGATTACTATCCTGTGCCCCAGAACGGCGGCAAGACCATCGAGTTCCGCAAGTACGACAGCCTGCCCAAGGCTTCCACTCCGCTGACCGAGGGCGTGACCCCGGACGGTCAGGCCCTGAACGTGACCACCATCACCAGCGACCTGCACCAGTATGGCGGCTGGACCCCGCTGACTGACGTGCTGCAGATGACCGCCATCGACAACAATGTGGTGCAGGCCACCCGTGTGCTGGCAAGCCAGGCGGGCCGCACCATGGACAGCATCACCCGTGATGTGCTGGCGGGCGGCACCAATGTGCTGTATGCCCCCAAGCAGAATGCAGACGGCACCGAAACGGAGGTGAAGAGCCGCAAGGAGCTGGACAAGACCTGCACCCTGACCCCGAAGCTGTTCTTCCGGGCGGCGGCGCAGCTGGGTGCCATGAACGCGGATCCCATCGGTGACAGCTACATTGCCATCATCCACCCCTATGCCGCCTATGACCTGAAGACCTGCAGGGAATTCATTGAGGCGCACAAGTATGCTGACCCTGAGACCATGTACCGCGGCGAGATCGGCAAGCTGGGCAACATCCGCTTTGTGGAGACCAGCGAGGCCAAGATCTGGAAGGACACCACCTGTCCCAGCGGTCTGGCCGTGTTCGGCACGCTGGTGCTGGGTGCCCATGCCTACGGTGTGACCGAGCTGGAGGGCGGCGGCCTGGAACACATCGTCAAGCAGCTGGGCTATGGCGACGACCCGCTGAACCAGCGCGCTTCCGTGGGCTGGAAAGGGATGCGCGCCGCCGAGCGTCTGGTGGAGCAGTACATGGTGCGCATTGAGAGCGTATCCAGTTATTCGGAGAATGCGAGTGCCAACTGA
- a CDS encoding ribosomal-processing cysteine protease Prp produces the protein MIKVNYTELDGPYGPAMRLEAAGHAGYAPAGQDIVCAGVSTLMQALVSLLAGEENAHSDAFDEPDGPRLTVTAARPCTAWVEGAFELAKAGFALLAERYPDNVCFADRSARGKQGMMDLQLFAGGGEAAAPALSAAQEQQAVASGTMKPGEKADARQETTAPEGEKEVKETEPVKVEEGQEQEPPRPALPKRFPGSQAVDALHRRWAAEEAMMRRAVPEFSLQKELADPEMRRLMQLPGMRMLDAYRLAHYGDAMRQTARTVEQGVVERIRQRGARPAENGTHPGSAAVTGADVNRMTRSQREALERQALHGAKISF, from the coding sequence ATGATCAAGGTGAATTATACGGAATTGGACGGCCCTTACGGCCCGGCCATGCGTCTGGAGGCGGCGGGCCATGCAGGCTATGCCCCGGCAGGGCAGGATATCGTGTGCGCCGGTGTCAGCACCCTGATGCAAGCACTGGTCAGCCTGCTGGCGGGCGAAGAAAACGCCCACAGCGATGCTTTTGACGAGCCCGATGGCCCCCGCCTGACGGTGACTGCTGCCCGGCCCTGTACCGCATGGGTCGAGGGAGCCTTTGAGCTGGCCAAGGCGGGCTTTGCCCTGCTGGCAGAGCGCTACCCGGACAATGTCTGCTTTGCCGACCGGAGTGCCCGGGGCAAGCAGGGGATGATGGACCTGCAGCTGTTTGCTGGCGGCGGCGAAGCGGCTGCCCCTGCCCTGAGCGCGGCCCAGGAACAGCAGGCTGTGGCATCGGGTACCATGAAGCCCGGTGAAAAAGCGGACGCAAGGCAGGAGACGACCGCCCCGGAGGGGGAGAAGGAGGTGAAAGAGACCGAACCGGTCAAGGTGGAAGAAGGGCAGGAACAGGAACCGCCCCGCCCTGCGCTGCCAAAACGTTTCCCGGGAAGCCAGGCTGTGGATGCTCTGCACCGGCGCTGGGCTGCGGAGGAGGCCATGATGCGCCGGGCAGTGCCGGAGTTTTCCCTGCAAAAGGAGCTGGCGGACCCCGAGATGCGCCGTCTGATGCAGCTGCCCGGGATGCGGATGCTGGATGCCTACCGGCTGGCCCACTACGGGGATGCCATGCGCCAGACTGCCCGCACCGTGGAGCAGGGCGTGGTGGAGCGCATCCGCCAGCGCGGGGCACGCCCTGCTGAAAACGGCACCCACCCCGGCAGCGCCGCCGTGACCGGTGCGGATGTGAACCGGATGACCCGCAGCCAGCGGGAAGCGCTGGAGCGTCAGGCGCTCCATGGTGCAAAGATCAGTTTTTGA
- a CDS encoding portal protein: MIDEKPPIGVEEVAEATAILQKYKAGKAALDKRIVDNELWFRMGHWKNYQNPMMEGKPQPASGWLFNSIANKHADAMDNYPAPNVLPRAADDAQTAQVLSSILPVVLEQADYEQVYSDTWWRKLKQGTGVKGVFWDPEARGGVGEIAIRPMNLLMLYWEPGVADIQASPHFFSLSMENTKQLENRWPQLKGHSASVLDVPRFLHDGGLDTTEKSVVVDWYYKKPDKAGHTLLHYCKFCNGVVLYASENDPALAGRGFYDHGKYPFVFDPLFMEEDSPAGFGYIDVMKECQTAIDRMNHAMDENVLLASKQRYVLSDTAGVNEEELADLSRDIVHVAGRLGDESFRPLQTAGLQGNSLSYRNSRIEELKEISGNRDMTQGGTAGGVTAASAIAALQEAGSKLSRDMLKSAYRAFARECYLIIDLMRQFYDEERVFRVIGPAGGREFVPFSGAALRARPMGLMGGVELGSREPVFDIVVSAEKKSTFSRLSQNETAKECYQLGFFAPQNADAALAALEMMDFEGIEKVRQRVRQNGTLAQKLTAAQMQITQFREKLSGAEENLSTRALAKNLSGALRQLS; encoded by the coding sequence ATGATCGATGAAAAGCCCCCCATCGGGGTAGAAGAAGTGGCCGAAGCCACTGCCATTTTACAGAAATACAAGGCCGGAAAGGCCGCGCTGGACAAACGCATTGTGGACAACGAGCTGTGGTTCCGGATGGGACACTGGAAGAACTACCAGAACCCCATGATGGAGGGCAAGCCCCAGCCTGCCAGTGGGTGGCTGTTCAACAGCATTGCCAACAAGCACGCCGATGCCATGGACAATTACCCGGCCCCCAACGTTCTGCCCCGGGCGGCAGACGATGCGCAGACCGCACAGGTGCTTTCCAGCATCCTGCCGGTGGTGCTGGAGCAGGCAGACTATGAGCAGGTGTACAGCGACACCTGGTGGCGCAAGCTCAAGCAGGGCACCGGGGTCAAGGGCGTGTTCTGGGACCCGGAGGCCCGGGGCGGCGTGGGAGAGATCGCCATCCGGCCCATGAACCTGCTCATGCTCTACTGGGAGCCGGGCGTGGCTGATATCCAGGCCTCGCCCCACTTTTTCTCCCTGAGCATGGAGAACACCAAACAGCTGGAAAACCGCTGGCCCCAGCTGAAGGGCCACAGCGCCAGTGTGCTGGATGTACCCCGTTTTCTCCACGACGGCGGGCTGGATACCACCGAAAAAAGCGTGGTGGTGGACTGGTACTACAAAAAGCCGGACAAGGCCGGACACACCCTGCTCCACTACTGCAAGTTCTGCAACGGCGTGGTGCTCTACGCCAGCGAGAACGACCCGGCCCTTGCCGGGCGGGGCTTCTACGACCACGGGAAATATCCCTTCGTGTTCGACCCGCTGTTTATGGAAGAGGACAGCCCGGCGGGCTTTGGCTATATCGATGTGATGAAGGAATGCCAGACCGCCATCGACCGGATGAACCATGCCATGGATGAAAATGTCCTGCTGGCATCCAAGCAGCGGTATGTGCTCAGCGACACGGCGGGCGTGAACGAGGAGGAACTGGCGGATCTCAGCCGGGACATCGTCCATGTGGCCGGGCGGCTGGGAGACGAGAGTTTCCGTCCATTGCAGACCGCCGGTTTGCAGGGAAACAGCCTGAGCTACCGCAACAGCCGCATTGAGGAACTGAAGGAGATCAGCGGAAACCGGGATATGACCCAGGGCGGCACCGCAGGCGGCGTGACGGCGGCAAGTGCCATTGCGGCCCTGCAGGAGGCGGGCAGCAAGCTCTCCCGCGATATGCTCAAAAGCGCCTACCGGGCCTTTGCAAGGGAGTGCTACCTCATCATTGACCTGATGCGGCAGTTTTACGATGAGGAGCGGGTGTTCCGTGTCATCGGGCCTGCCGGAGGCAGGGAGTTCGTGCCCTTTTCCGGGGCAGCGCTGCGTGCCCGCCCCATGGGGCTGATGGGCGGCGTGGAGCTGGGAAGCCGGGAACCGGTGTTTGATATCGTGGTGAGCGCTGAGAAAAAATCCACCTTCAGCCGCCTTTCCCAGAATGAAACGGCGAAGGAGTGCTACCAGCTGGGTTTCTTTGCACCCCAGAATGCCGACGCGGCCCTGGCGGCACTGGAGATGATGGACTTTGAGGGCATCGAAAAAGTGCGCCAGAGGGTGCGGCAGAACGGCACGCTGGCACAGAAGCTGACGGCGGCCCAGATGCAGATTACGCAATTCCGCGAAAAATTGAGCGGCGCGGAGGAAAATCTGAGCACAAGAGCATTGGCGAAGAATCTCTCCGGCGCTTTGCGCCAGCTCTCCTGA